The Desulforegulaceae bacterium genome has a window encoding:
- the pilO gene encoding type 4a pilus biogenesis protein PilO — MAGVNPNFQGKLDSFFSKVNDLDTTQKLGVFFGTIVLIAAAYLWFFYLPQKNEIERLENKQSSLSSQVLVARSKVKRINKIKEELKNRQEEFVVVMKALPDTKEIPGLLSSLSSSASEAGLSLESIAPGKELEKGFYSEIPISMKIIGGFHETALFFDKVSNFNRIVDFKNAKLTMGKDNNISTDCRAVTYRFLKDKKNEDKKNSKKKKK, encoded by the coding sequence ATGGCCGGAGTAAATCCAAATTTTCAGGGTAAACTTGATTCTTTTTTTTCTAAAGTCAATGACCTGGATACAACCCAGAAACTTGGTGTTTTTTTTGGTACAATTGTTTTAATTGCAGCAGCTTATCTATGGTTTTTTTATCTTCCCCAAAAAAATGAAATTGAAAGGCTGGAAAACAAGCAGTCAAGCCTTTCTTCCCAGGTTTTAGTTGCAAGATCAAAAGTAAAACGAATCAATAAGATTAAAGAAGAATTGAAAAACAGGCAGGAAGAGTTTGTTGTTGTTATGAAAGCCCTTCCTGATACCAAGGAAATTCCTGGTCTTTTGTCCTCTCTTTCTTCTTCTGCCAGTGAAGCAGGATTAAGTCTTGAGTCCATTGCTCCGGGAAAAGAATTGGAAAAGGGATTTTATTCTGAAATTCCTATTTCAATGAAAATAATCGGAGGTTTTCATGAAACAGCATTGTTTTTTGATAAAGTTTCAAACTTTAATCGTATAGTTGATTTCAAAAATGCAAAACTGACCATGGGAAAAGACAATAATATTTCCACAGATTGCAGAGCTGTTACATATAGATTTTTGAAAGATAAGAAAAATGAGGATAAAAAGAATTCAAAAAAGAAAAAGAAATAA
- the pilM gene encoding type IV pilus assembly protein PilM — MIFGRKNQLVGLDLGTSSVKIAEIHNTKKGLFLKKIAVEKIPPDLFSDGEPEDPQYLSELLKDIFAKNKITNKNIAMSIGGYSAIVKPITITAKEDDDLQSIIFEEAEHYIPFDISEVSIDYQVMGKMEQNPNQLSVLLVAAKHEMINKYVSIAENAGLNPVVMDIDAFAVQNVFELNEPEVENAVLINIGANKISLNVVNDKKSVFMREVGMGSSEITRSIMGLDSELGFEEAEKIKQGLVSSEKVNKLDLDQAVKSVSTDWCVEIARALDFFYSNNQSEKVEKVYLCGGGSLIEIFRNELSAYVGAEIIQLNPFQVIHTEKSGWTKEELFAMGPELCVALGLGLREMGDK, encoded by the coding sequence ATGATATTTGGAAGAAAAAATCAGCTGGTAGGTCTTGATCTAGGCACATCCTCAGTAAAAATAGCTGAAATCCACAATACCAAAAAAGGCCTTTTTTTAAAAAAAATTGCTGTGGAAAAAATTCCTCCAGATCTTTTTTCAGATGGAGAGCCAGAAGATCCTCAATATCTGTCTGAACTGCTTAAAGACATTTTCGCTAAAAATAAAATAACAAACAAAAACATTGCCATGTCCATAGGTGGCTATTCTGCCATTGTCAAGCCAATTACAATTACAGCAAAAGAAGACGATGATCTTCAGTCAATTATATTTGAAGAAGCAGAGCATTATATTCCTTTTGATATAAGCGAAGTAAGCATTGACTATCAGGTTATGGGGAAAATGGAGCAAAATCCTAACCAGCTTTCAGTACTTCTTGTGGCTGCAAAACATGAGATGATCAATAAATATGTTTCTATTGCTGAAAATGCAGGACTTAATCCTGTTGTGATGGATATTGACGCTTTTGCAGTTCAAAATGTTTTTGAACTCAATGAGCCTGAAGTAGAAAATGCAGTTTTAATTAATATTGGTGCCAATAAAATTTCACTTAATGTTGTAAATGACAAAAAATCTGTTTTTATGAGAGAAGTGGGTATGGGTTCTTCTGAAATTACCCGTTCTATCATGGGGCTGGATTCAGAGCTTGGCTTTGAAGAGGCTGAAAAAATTAAGCAAGGTTTGGTCAGTTCAGAAAAAGTTAACAAGCTTGATCTTGACCAGGCTGTTAAATCAGTTTCAACGGATTGGTGTGTTGAAATTGCAAGAGCCCTTGATTTTTTCTATTCAAACAACCAGAGTGAAAAAGTTGAAAAAGTTTATTTATGCGGTGGAGGTTCTTTAATTGAAATATTTAGAAATGAGCTTTCAGCTTATGTTGGAGCAGAAATTATTCAATTGAATCCTTTCCAGGTTATTCACACTGAAAAGTCGGGCTGGACAAAGGAAGAGCTTTTTGCAATGGGTCCTGAACTTTGCGTTGCCCTTGGTCTTGGACTTAGAGAAATGGGTGATAAATGA
- a CDS encoding ATP-binding protein has product MKKLKSEKIKTENKVIPFTLVKYFTFTSFLLMFVGTIALSTFHTHLVRNIILKKSKDYAKVLVENLNHQIFLQFILPVYLDQGKIQLSKETQFKRMDKVVRATLHSFDIKLVNVYDLSNVISYSFNPEIIGEKDLGGEGYQKALKGEMVSNLNQTGSFFQKLIRYPEIAKISTFAPLRVERPGSRLATGPILGVMEIVQDVSEDYKRIFRLQLLVILTTAMVMAVLFLILRQIVKNGEEIIMAKNRERLKLREELDRARHLSSIGEMTAIISHEIKNPLGIIRSSAEHLSKKLTEVNQADTFAKIIIEESARMNQIINDFLSFAKPGEPALNPCNINDILKKNTDYLEHEFSKNNCRVTIDFDPNIPKTFADENKLYESFLNIFINSMQAMPLGGEFFVSTSYENEEIKIKITDTGPGIPDEIIEKVKDPFFTTKTDGSGLGLGIVEQTIKNHNGKFSIKNSDKYGAEITIKLPVNKGENL; this is encoded by the coding sequence ATGAAGAAATTAAAATCTGAAAAAATAAAAACAGAAAACAAAGTAATTCCATTTACCCTGGTCAAATATTTTACATTTACAAGTTTTCTTCTTATGTTTGTTGGAACAATTGCCCTTTCTACTTTTCACACTCATCTTGTAAGAAATATAATCTTAAAAAAAAGCAAAGACTATGCAAAAGTTCTTGTGGAAAATCTTAACCACCAGATTTTTCTTCAATTTATCCTTCCTGTTTATCTTGATCAGGGAAAAATACAATTGAGCAAGGAAACTCAGTTCAAAAGAATGGATAAGGTGGTCAGGGCAACTCTTCACAGTTTTGATATCAAGCTTGTAAATGTTTATGATCTTTCTAATGTAATTTCCTATAGTTTCAACCCTGAAATCATAGGCGAAAAAGATCTGGGCGGCGAAGGATACCAAAAAGCTTTAAAAGGTGAAATGGTTTCAAATCTTAACCAGACGGGCTCTTTTTTTCAAAAGCTTATAAGATATCCCGAAATTGCCAAGATAAGCACATTTGCCCCGCTTCGGGTGGAAAGACCCGGTTCAAGACTGGCCACAGGACCTATCCTTGGAGTAATGGAAATTGTCCAGGATGTTTCAGAAGATTACAAACGAATTTTCAGGCTTCAATTGCTGGTGATTTTGACAACAGCAATGGTAATGGCTGTGCTTTTTCTTATTCTCAGGCAGATTGTAAAAAACGGTGAAGAAATTATCATGGCAAAAAACCGTGAAAGACTTAAACTAAGGGAAGAGCTTGACAGGGCAAGGCACCTGTCTTCAATTGGAGAAATGACAGCAATAATCTCCCATGAAATAAAAAATCCTCTGGGAATAATAAGAAGCTCAGCTGAACACTTGAGTAAAAAACTCACAGAAGTTAACCAGGCAGATACTTTTGCAAAAATAATAATTGAAGAATCGGCCAGGATGAATCAGATAATAAATGATTTTCTTTCCTTTGCCAAACCAGGAGAACCTGCACTTAATCCCTGCAATATAAACGATATTCTGAAAAAAAATACAGATTATCTTGAACATGAATTTTCCAAAAACAATTGCAGGGTTACAATAGATTTTGACCCAAATATTCCAAAAACCTTTGCTGACGAAAACAAGCTTTATGAATCTTTTTTAAATATTTTTATCAATTCAATGCAGGCAATGCCCCTTGGAGGAGAGTTTTTTGTATCCACTTCTTATGAAAATGAAGAAATAAAAATCAAGATAACTGATACAGGCCCTGGCATTCCAGATGAAATTATTGAAAAAGTAAAAGATCCTTTTTTCACCACTAAAACAGATGGCTCAGGCCTTGGCCTTGGAATTGTTGAACAAACTATAAAAAACCATAATGGGAAATTTTCAATTAAAAATTCAGATAAGTACGGAGCAGAAATAACTATAAAACTGCCCGTCAATAAAGGAGAGAATTTATAA
- a CDS encoding SH3 domain-containing protein: MKISKVFIVLVAQILILFSVQCFAGERLSVESNRVNVRSGPGTKYEVLWQAEKNYPLEVVEEKGKWVHFKDFEGYEGWAYKPLLGKKKTVVVKVYKSNIRSGPGTEHPIVFTAEKGTPFEVIDTKNGWQRVRHSDGDSGWISSSLLW; encoded by the coding sequence ATGAAAATAAGTAAAGTTTTTATTGTTTTGGTTGCTCAGATTTTAATTTTGTTCTCAGTTCAATGTTTTGCAGGTGAACGTTTAAGCGTGGAATCAAACAGGGTTAATGTGAGATCAGGACCTGGAACCAAATATGAAGTTTTATGGCAGGCTGAAAAAAACTATCCCCTTGAAGTTGTGGAAGAAAAAGGAAAATGGGTTCATTTTAAAGATTTTGAAGGATATGAAGGCTGGGCTTACAAGCCTTTGCTTGGAAAAAAGAAAACAGTGGTTGTAAAGGTTTATAAGTCGAATATAAGAAGCGGTCCAGGTACAGAGCACCCTATTGTATTTACTGCTGAGAAAGGGACTCCTTTTGAGGTTATTGATACAAAAAATGGATGGCAAAGGGTTAGACATTCTGATGGAGATTCAGGCTGGATAAGTTCAAGTCTTTTATGGTAA
- a CDS encoding PilN domain-containing protein — translation MIRINLLPYRKARRKENIRRQISVYFLSLILLLLVLFVIDHSKKTQINDLNSKIKASEAELASLKKKAKEVDILKKELDALNSKIEIIDSLKQGRNFGINILKELTKVVVAERMWFNSSNIERNSIHLDGYALDDKTVADFMRNLDSSLYFFNVELKSLVSSSIKNVELRKFIINAQIKENNPKS, via the coding sequence ATGATACGTATAAATCTTTTACCCTATAGAAAAGCCAGAAGAAAAGAAAATATAAGAAGACAGATTTCTGTCTATTTTTTGAGCTTAATTCTTCTTCTTTTAGTTTTGTTTGTAATTGACCACTCTAAAAAAACACAAATAAATGATTTAAACTCCAAAATAAAAGCATCCGAGGCTGAGCTTGCCTCTTTAAAGAAAAAGGCAAAGGAAGTCGATATTTTGAAAAAAGAGCTTGATGCCCTTAATTCTAAAATAGAAATTATCGATTCTCTCAAACAGGGGAGAAATTTTGGAATCAATATATTAAAAGAACTGACAAAAGTTGTTGTTGCCGAAAGAATGTGGTTTAATTCATCAAATATAGAAAGAAATTCAATACATTTGGACGGCTATGCCCTTGATGATAAAACTGTGGCAGATTTTATGAGAAATCTTGATTCTTCTTTATATTTTTTTAATGTTGAATTAAAATCACTTGTAAGTTCCTCAATAAAAAATGTTGAATTAAGAAAATTTATAATAAATGCTCAAATCAAAGAGAATAATCCTAAAAGTTAA
- the htpG gene encoding molecular chaperone HtpG: protein MNENKNTYEFKTEVKQLLNLIVHSLYSNKEIFLRELVSNASDAIDKLSFKAQTDDSVLEDNDEFFIRIERNEKDKKLIVSDNGIGMTKQEIEENIGTIAQSGTKAFVEAIEQSKKEGTLSNELIGQFGVGFYSAFMVAEKVTLITKSAKSDKAWKWESDGDGTFTIEEASKEQRGTEIILTLKEPEDGDDDFTDEYVIRRIIKKHSDFIRYPIIMKTEKYEPLPEDQIVKDSEGKPVGETSKRVIKDETLNSMKAIWARSKSEVTEEEYDEFYRHISHNWDSPLDRIHMKFEGITEYDVLLFIPSKAPFDIFREDRKNGLHLYCKKVFIMDDCRELIPEYLGFVEGVVDAPDLNLNVSREILQQDRLVRNIRKNVVKKILDLLKDMDSEKYEKFYNEFGTVLKVGVPSDPENKDKIAELLRFETTKSDGKKISFSDYVSNMQKDQKSIFYLTGENINTLKNSPYLEVLKEKDYEVFLMTDPVDEWVVQGLYEYQGKGLKSAEKGDLDLEDEKEDKKEEDSGENKFFFEFIKKELDGKIEEVKKSARLKESLSCLSSEDSGMSAYMEKILKASGQDFPAPKRNLELNLDHEVVKKLKSMFETDPTDSKLKDYISLIYDLAIIGEGGKVENPALFSKLVGELMNQSA, encoded by the coding sequence ATGAACGAAAACAAGAATACATATGAATTTAAAACAGAAGTAAAACAGCTGCTAAACCTTATTGTTCATTCTCTTTATTCCAATAAGGAGATTTTTTTAAGAGAGCTTGTATCAAACGCATCTGACGCAATTGACAAGTTGAGTTTTAAAGCACAAACAGATGATTCTGTTCTTGAAGATAATGATGAGTTTTTTATTAGAATAGAAAGAAATGAAAAAGATAAAAAGCTTATTGTTTCCGATAATGGAATAGGAATGACAAAGCAAGAAATTGAAGAAAACATAGGAACTATAGCCCAGAGCGGAACCAAGGCCTTTGTTGAAGCCATTGAACAGTCCAAAAAAGAAGGAACCTTGTCCAATGAGCTTATTGGTCAGTTTGGTGTAGGCTTTTACAGTGCATTTATGGTAGCCGAAAAAGTCACTTTGATTACAAAATCTGCAAAATCAGACAAGGCTTGGAAATGGGAATCTGACGGAGATGGAACCTTTACCATTGAGGAAGCGTCCAAGGAGCAAAGGGGAACTGAAATAATTCTTACGCTTAAGGAGCCTGAAGATGGTGATGATGATTTTACAGATGAGTATGTTATAAGGCGAATAATCAAGAAGCACTCTGACTTTATCAGATATCCTATTATAATGAAGACAGAAAAATACGAACCTCTTCCAGAAGATCAAATAGTTAAAGACAGCGAAGGAAAGCCTGTTGGAGAAACATCCAAAAGAGTTATAAAAGATGAAACCTTAAACTCAATGAAGGCAATCTGGGCTAGAAGCAAATCAGAGGTAACTGAAGAGGAATATGATGAGTTTTACAGGCATATCAGTCATAATTGGGATTCTCCCTTAGACAGAATTCATATGAAGTTTGAAGGAATAACAGAGTATGATGTTCTTTTATTTATTCCTTCAAAAGCTCCTTTTGATATTTTCAGGGAAGATAGAAAAAACGGGCTTCATCTTTATTGTAAAAAAGTATTTATAATGGATGACTGCAGAGAGCTTATCCCTGAATATCTTGGTTTTGTTGAAGGGGTTGTTGATGCTCCTGATTTGAATCTTAATGTTAGCCGTGAAATTTTGCAGCAGGACAGACTTGTAAGAAATATAAGAAAAAATGTAGTTAAAAAAATTCTTGATCTTTTAAAAGACATGGACTCAGAAAAATATGAAAAGTTTTACAATGAGTTTGGCACTGTCCTCAAGGTTGGAGTTCCTTCAGATCCAGAAAACAAAGATAAAATAGCAGAACTTTTAAGATTTGAAACAACAAAGTCAGACGGTAAAAAGATTTCTTTTTCAGATTATGTTTCAAATATGCAAAAAGATCAAAAAAGTATTTTTTATCTTACAGGCGAAAACATCAACACCCTAAAAAACAGTCCCTATCTTGAGGTTTTAAAGGAAAAAGATTACGAAGTTTTTTTAATGACAGATCCCGTTGATGAATGGGTTGTTCAGGGTCTTTATGAATATCAGGGAAAGGGTTTGAAAAGTGCTGAAAAAGGCGACCTTGATCTTGAGGATGAAAAAGAAGATAAAAAAGAAGAAGATTCCGGTGAAAACAAATTCTTTTTTGAGTTTATAAAAAAAGAGCTGGATGGAAAAATTGAAGAAGTTAAAAAATCAGCAAGATTGAAGGAATCCTTATCTTGTCTTTCATCAGAAGACAGCGGTATGAGTGCTTATATGGAGAAAATTCTCAAAGCTTCAGGACAGGATTTTCCTGCTCCCAAAAGAAATCTTGAGCTTAATCTTGATCATGAGGTTGTAAAAAAATTAAAGTCTATGTTTGAAACTGATCCCACAGATTCAAAATTAAAAGATTATATAAGCTTGATTTATGATCTTGCCATTATAGGTGAGGGAGGAAAAGTTGAAAACCCAGCCCTTTTTTCCAAACTTGTGGGAGAACTTATGAATCAATCAGCCTGA
- a CDS encoding sigma-54 dependent transcriptional regulator: MSKILIVDDEKNFPIILSAVLEDAGFETASALSGLKAVEVLKTETISLVLTDMKMPEMDGLTLLETIKEDYPEIPVIVMTAHGTVEKAVEAMQKGAFTYIIKPFGNQELIQHIKNALAHSEVVKQNKELKEFVETKFKFDNIIGKSKPMVELFDTIIKIAPTTASILIEGESGTGKELVAKSIHANSLQKDKTFMAINCSALAESLLESELFGHEKGSFTGAISQKKGKIELADGGTLFLDEIGELSTNLQVKFLRVLQEKTIERVGGNTTIPANFRLIAATNKNLKKEVAEKRFREDLYFRLNVVKLSLPPLKKRKEDIKLLSTHFLNKYKHQRQIKPLPEEFSPKCMEFLFNYSWPGNVRELENIIERAVILSSGKIITEKNLPKDFLKTAEATTFLPLDLKLNGSLSKTLAKIEKKIIEDTLKKNDYIQTKAAEVLGMGKSGLNQKIKKYKIKIPR; this comes from the coding sequence ATGAGCAAAATCCTTATTGTTGACGATGAAAAAAACTTCCCAATCATTTTAAGCGCGGTATTAGAAGATGCCGGATTTGAAACAGCCTCGGCACTCAGCGGATTAAAAGCTGTGGAAGTTTTAAAAACTGAAACTATCTCACTTGTATTAACAGATATGAAAATGCCTGAAATGGACGGCCTTACCCTTCTTGAAACAATAAAAGAAGATTATCCTGAAATCCCAGTAATAGTAATGACTGCCCACGGCACAGTGGAAAAAGCAGTTGAGGCAATGCAAAAAGGTGCTTTCACCTATATAATCAAACCCTTTGGCAACCAGGAACTTATTCAGCATATTAAAAATGCTCTTGCCCACTCTGAAGTAGTGAAGCAAAACAAAGAGCTCAAAGAATTTGTAGAAACAAAATTCAAATTCGACAATATCATAGGTAAAAGTAAGCCCATGGTTGAGCTGTTTGACACAATAATCAAAATAGCTCCAACCACAGCAAGTATACTTATTGAAGGTGAAAGCGGAACAGGTAAAGAGCTTGTAGCCAAGTCTATTCACGCCAACAGCCTCCAAAAAGATAAAACATTTATGGCCATCAACTGCTCTGCCCTTGCAGAATCTCTTCTGGAAAGTGAGCTGTTTGGCCACGAAAAAGGATCTTTTACAGGTGCAATTTCACAAAAAAAAGGAAAAATTGAACTTGCAGACGGAGGCACACTTTTTCTCGATGAAATTGGTGAACTCAGCACTAATCTTCAGGTTAAGTTTTTAAGAGTTCTCCAGGAAAAAACCATAGAAAGAGTCGGTGGGAACACAACAATTCCGGCAAATTTCAGGCTTATTGCCGCAACAAATAAAAATCTAAAAAAAGAAGTGGCAGAAAAAAGATTTAGAGAAGATTTGTATTTCAGACTCAATGTTGTAAAGCTCAGCCTGCCTCCCTTAAAAAAAAGAAAAGAAGATATCAAGCTATTGTCTACCCATTTTTTAAATAAATACAAACATCAAAGGCAGATAAAACCATTACCTGAGGAATTTTCACCTAAGTGCATGGAATTTTTATTCAACTACTCTTGGCCGGGCAATGTAAGAGAACTTGAAAATATAATTGAAAGAGCAGTGATTTTATCCAGCGGAAAAATAATAACTGAAAAAAATCTTCCAAAGGATTTTTTAAAGACAGCAGAGGCAACGACCTTCCTGCCTTTGGATCTTAAACTTAACGGGAGTCTTTCAAAAACACTTGCCAAAATTGAAAAAAAAATAATTGAGGATACTCTAAAGAAAAACGATTACATTCAGACCAAAGCAGCTGAAGTACTTGGAATGGGTAAAAGCGGGCTAAACCAGAAAATAAAAAAATATAAAATCAAAATCCCCAGATAA
- a CDS encoding FeoA domain-containing protein codes for MEELTKAKLEDIKSLLEEIGGKDIDKRLKVVNCLWESEAHSTAEDLIKEEALSCENLDIGFVEDTLSLLTRLGLVTRMEIDGGSLMYEPKYLGERHDHMICVDCGKIIEFEDPRLERIQEFVAQKHDFTLIRHRTELYGLCSSCSAERGEELLLKDAKAGEFLEVIKIKTGLGLSKKLASMGISTGSVIEVLNSNKGGQIIAAHQESRYILGKGITEKVYVKRIFNDKCFAGRNPACPYVSGNVENIMPMPACRGRAVFMSSLKNNDRGVILRTGGCKRLRRRLFEMGLLNGAEFEIVKYAPLKDPLEIIVRGTHISLRVEEAKNIMVRKIED; via the coding sequence ATGGAAGAGCTTACAAAAGCTAAGCTTGAAGATATAAAAAGTCTTCTTGAAGAAATCGGTGGCAAGGATATAGATAAGCGGCTTAAAGTCGTTAATTGTCTCTGGGAGTCAGAGGCCCATTCAACAGCAGAGGACTTGATAAAAGAAGAGGCTTTGAGCTGTGAAAATTTAGACATTGGCTTTGTTGAAGATACTTTATCTCTTTTAACAAGGCTTGGTCTGGTGACCAGGATGGAAATTGACGGGGGTTCTTTGATGTATGAACCCAAATATCTTGGTGAACGCCATGACCACATGATTTGTGTTGACTGCGGTAAAATTATTGAATTTGAAGATCCCCGCCTTGAAAGAATTCAGGAGTTTGTTGCTCAAAAGCACGATTTTACTTTGATAAGGCATAGAACTGAGCTCTATGGACTGTGTTCCAGTTGCAGTGCAGAAAGAGGAGAAGAGCTTCTTCTTAAAGATGCAAAAGCAGGAGAGTTTCTTGAGGTTATTAAAATAAAAACAGGGCTAGGACTTAGCAAAAAGCTTGCATCCATGGGAATAAGCACAGGTTCGGTAATTGAGGTTCTAAATTCAAACAAAGGTGGACAAATAATTGCGGCACATCAGGAAAGCCGTTATATTCTGGGCAAGGGAATAACTGAAAAAGTTTATGTAAAACGCATATTTAATGATAAGTGTTTTGCTGGAAGAAACCCGGCCTGCCCCTATGTCAGTGGTAATGTAGAAAATATTATGCCTATGCCGGCTTGTCGGGGTCGTGCTGTTTTTATGAGCAGCCTTAAAAACAATGATAGGGGAGTTATTTTAAGAACAGGCGGTTGTAAAAGACTCAGGAGAAGACTTTTTGAAATGGGCCTTTTAAATGGTGCTGAATTTGAAATTGTAAAATATGCTCCATTAAAAGATCCCTTGGAAATTATAGTGAGGGGAACCCATATATCTCTTAGAGTTGAAGAAGCCAAAAATATAATGGTTAGAAAGATAGAGGACTGA
- the feoB gene encoding ferrous iron transport protein B, which translates to MTDNHLTIALAGNPNSGKTSIFNAITGTRQKVGNWAGVTVEKKEGFIEHKGRKIKLVDLPGIYSLTPFSIEEVVTRNYLIDETPDVVIDIIDSTNLERALYLALQIRELDLKVVFALNMADILENKDIYIDDSKLSELLALPIVFTIGNRGEGMTELLDESVNLALHGKKAGDERKVKYSSEIEKSIGRVSDSIKDLIPENSRYSLRWTSVRLLENDRPVFEQVDSFKPNFDLKALVKQERQRLRTFYNDEPELVMTDERYGFIEGIIREVLHTPLTARVDISRKIDSVLTNRFLGLPIFAFFIWFMFQATFTLGQYPMDWLERFVVFSSEILTKIIPDGILQSLVVDGVISGVGGVLVFLPNILILFFCIALFEDTGYMARAAFLMDKVMHSIGLHGKSFIPMLMGFGCNVPAIMAARTLENDRDRILTILITPFMSCSARLPVYIILAGTFFPDKAGNIIFLLYLTGILVAFGSGKLFRATILRGEEAPFVMELPPYRVPMLKSLLIHMWDRSKIFLKKMGGVILAGSILVWVLSYFPQETNYSKDYDSMIVKLSEQIDIKEKSGLSSETENLYSRIRHLESERKKESAENSYLGRLGNFVSPVFEPIGIDWRGSIALITGFVAKEIVISTMGVLYGVDSGEEDSGGMGAALKRSGMTPLSALSMMVFVLLYLPCLAAIAAVKQESGSLKWTLFSIFYTTFVAWSFSFTVYQVGTLLQKVA; encoded by the coding sequence ATGACTGACAATCACCTTACAATAGCTCTTGCTGGAAATCCCAACTCAGGTAAAACAAGTATATTCAACGCAATAACAGGAACCAGACAAAAAGTCGGAAACTGGGCAGGGGTCACTGTTGAAAAAAAAGAAGGTTTTATTGAGCATAAGGGAAGAAAAATAAAATTAGTCGATCTTCCGGGTATTTACAGCCTTACTCCTTTTTCAATTGAAGAGGTGGTTACAAGAAATTATCTTATTGATGAAACCCCGGATGTGGTTATTGACATCATTGATTCAACCAATCTGGAAAGGGCTCTTTATCTGGCTCTTCAAATAAGAGAGCTTGATCTTAAAGTTGTTTTTGCCCTTAATATGGCAGATATTCTTGAAAATAAAGATATTTATATTGATGACTCCAAACTTTCTGAACTTCTTGCTCTTCCCATTGTTTTTACTATTGGGAACAGGGGAGAAGGGATGACCGAGCTTCTTGACGAGTCTGTAAACCTTGCTCTTCACGGAAAAAAAGCAGGTGATGAAAGAAAGGTCAAGTATTCGTCTGAAATAGAGAAATCAATAGGAAGAGTTTCTGATTCAATAAAAGATTTGATCCCTGAAAACAGCAGATATTCCCTTAGATGGACAAGTGTAAGGCTTCTTGAAAATGACAGACCTGTGTTTGAACAGGTGGATTCTTTTAAACCAAACTTTGATCTTAAAGCACTTGTAAAGCAGGAAAGACAGAGACTAAGAACTTTTTACAATGATGAGCCCGAGCTTGTGATGACAGATGAAAGATACGGTTTTATTGAGGGGATAATCAGAGAGGTTCTTCATACTCCCCTTACTGCAAGGGTGGATATCTCAAGAAAAATTGACTCTGTTCTTACAAACAGGTTTCTTGGGCTTCCTATTTTTGCTTTTTTTATCTGGTTCATGTTCCAGGCAACTTTTACCTTGGGTCAATACCCCATGGACTGGCTTGAAAGATTTGTTGTTTTTTCTTCAGAAATATTAACCAAAATTATTCCCGACGGGATTTTGCAATCTCTTGTTGTTGACGGGGTTATTTCAGGGGTTGGAGGAGTTCTTGTTTTTCTTCCCAATATTCTTATTTTGTTTTTTTGCATAGCTCTTTTTGAAGACACAGGATATATGGCAAGAGCTGCTTTTTTAATGGACAAGGTAATGCATTCAATAGGACTTCACGGCAAGTCATTCATTCCCATGCTCATGGGGTTTGGGTGTAATGTTCCTGCTATAATGGCTGCAAGAACCCTTGAAAATGACAGGGATAGAATTCTTACCATACTTATAACTCCTTTTATGTCCTGTTCTGCAAGACTTCCTGTATATATAATTCTTGCAGGAACTTTTTTTCCAGATAAAGCCGGAAATATAATTTTTCTTCTTTATCTCACTGGAATTCTTGTTGCTTTTGGCTCAGGAAAGCTTTTCAGAGCTACTATTTTAAGAGGAGAAGAAGCCCCTTTTGTAATGGAGCTTCCTCCATACAGGGTTCCTATGCTGAAAAGTCTTTTAATTCATATGTGGGACAGAAGTAAAATCTTTTTAAAGAAAATGGGGGGTGTTATTCTTGCCGGCTCAATCCTTGTCTGGGTATTGAGTTATTTTCCCCAGGAAACCAATTATTCAAAAGATTATGACTCCATGATAGTCAAGCTTTCAGAACAAATTGATATTAAGGAAAAATCCGGTTTAAGCTCTGAAACAGAAAATCTTTATTCCAGGATTCGGCATTTAGAAAGTGAGAGAAAAAAAGAGAGTGCTGAAAATTCATATCTTGGAAGGCTGGGTAATTTTGTTTCTCCGGTTTTTGAACCCATAGGAATAGACTGGAGGGGAAGTATTGCCCTTATTACCGGATTTGTTGCCAAAGAAATAGTTATAAGTACAATGGGAGTTCTCTACGGTGTTGACTCAGGCGAGGAAGATTCAGGCGGAATGGGAGCAGCATTGAAAAGATCTGGAATGACTCCTTTATCTGCCCTTTCCATGATGGTGTTTGTTCTTCTTTATCTTCCCTGTCTTGCTGCTATTGCAGCTGTAAAACAAGAATCAGGAAGTTTAAAATGGACTCTTTTCAGCATTTTTTATACAACTTTTGTTGCCTGGTCATTTTCTTTTACAGTGTATCAGGTAGGAACTCTTCTTCAAAAAGTAGCATAG